The following proteins are co-located in the Eubalaena glacialis isolate mEubGla1 chromosome 14, mEubGla1.1.hap2.+ XY, whole genome shotgun sequence genome:
- the C1D gene encoding nuclear nucleic acid-binding protein C1D produces MASEEINEDYPVEIHEYLSTFENSIGAVDEMLKTMMSVSRNELLQKLDPLEQAKVDLVSAYTLNSMFWVYLATQGVNPKEHPVKQELERIRVYMNRVKEITDKKKAGKLDRAAASRFVKNALWEPKPKNASKVANKGKSKS; encoded by the exons ATGGCAAGCGAAGAAATTAATGAAGACTACCCAGTAGAAATTCATGAATATTTATCAACATTTGAGAATTCCATTGGTGCTGTGGATGAGATGCTGAAGACCATGATGTCTGTTTCTAGAAATGAGTTGTTGCAGAAG ttggACCCACTTGAACAAGCAAAAGTGGATTTAGTTTCTGCTTACACGTTGAATTCAATGTTTTGGG TTTATTTGGCAACGCAGGGAGTTAATCCTAAGGAACATCCAGTAAAGCAGGAATTG gAGAGAATCAGAGTATACATGAACAGAGTCAAGGAAataacagacaagaaaaaggCTGGCAAGCTGGATAGGGCTGCAGCTTCaagatttgtaaaaaatgccctATGGGAACCAAAACCTAAAAATGCATCCAAAGTTGCcaataaaggaaaaagtaaaagttaA